One Gloeothece verrucosa PCC 7822 DNA window includes the following coding sequences:
- a CDS encoding HNH endonuclease, whose product MSRTYIAIELRRLVAQRANFRCEYCLIFARDRLSGCHVDHIISLKHGGETTPENLAYACMFCNLNKGTDLGSIIWRTGELIRFFNPRRDQWKEHFNFEGAIIQTLTDIGEVTARIFQFNDPERILERQILMEANRYP is encoded by the coding sequence ATGTCTCGAACTTATATAGCGATAGAACTAAGACGGTTAGTTGCTCAAAGGGCTAATTTTAGATGTGAATATTGTCTTATTTTCGCCCGTGATCGTCTTTCTGGTTGTCACGTCGATCACATTATTAGTCTTAAGCATGGGGGAGAAACAACCCCCGAAAATTTAGCCTATGCTTGTATGTTTTGCAATCTTAATAAAGGAACAGATTTAGGCTCAATTATTTGGCGAACAGGAGAATTAATCAGATTTTTTAATCCCCGCCGCGATCAATGGAAAGAGCATTTTAATTTTGAGGGCGCTATCATTCAAACTTTAACAGATATTGGGGAAGTAACAGCACGAATTTTTCAATTTAATGACCCTGAAAGGATTTTAGAAAGACAAATATTAATGGAGGCAAATAGATATCCCTAA
- a CDS encoding AI-2E family transporter, with amino-acid sequence MNSILSPLQKFLITWLLILITSWLTVKTLSYVGELISILLTAALMAFLLNYAVMALKLILPRPIAAVFVYLGAALIFIIVGVTLLPPVVIQGRQLLIGLPELIAQGQQQLNTFQAWSVDHNLPFDLQLITSDLFNRIQTQARIIASTGLGLVLGTFNWFLDVILILVISFYMLIDGERLWDGLTSFFSPKIQDQLTISLEKNLQRFVTGQLILGLFMSVSLTVAFRLLNTPYFLLFAVFIGLMELLPFIGATLGIGIVVIILAFINWWLAVKVLIVSVIIQQIKDNLISPRIMGNLTGLSPVIIFMALLLGAKIGGFLGVILAIPLTGVVKGLAEIVGDPDSPPQTGSFFNNPFRKNHPQLITTEIKQQD; translated from the coding sequence ATGAATTCTATTTTATCTCCTTTACAAAAATTCTTGATTACTTGGCTACTCATTTTAATCACGAGTTGGCTAACGGTAAAAACGTTGTCTTATGTGGGTGAATTGATCAGCATTCTTTTAACGGCTGCCCTGATGGCTTTTTTACTCAATTATGCTGTCATGGCCCTGAAACTTATTTTACCTCGTCCTATTGCGGCGGTTTTTGTTTATCTAGGGGCGGCGTTAATTTTTATTATTGTTGGTGTGACTTTATTGCCTCCTGTTGTAATTCAAGGGCGGCAATTGTTGATCGGTCTGCCGGAATTAATAGCCCAAGGACAGCAGCAATTAAACACTTTTCAGGCTTGGAGTGTGGATCATAATTTACCCTTTGATTTACAATTAATTACTTCGGATTTATTTAACCGCATTCAAACTCAAGCTAGAATTATTGCTTCTACCGGTTTAGGATTAGTTTTAGGGACTTTTAACTGGTTTCTGGATGTAATTTTAATCCTGGTTATTTCTTTTTATATGCTCATTGATGGGGAAAGACTTTGGGATGGGTTAACCAGTTTCTTTTCTCCAAAAATTCAAGACCAACTTACCATTAGTTTAGAGAAAAATTTACAACGATTTGTGACAGGGCAGTTGATTTTAGGACTGTTTATGTCTGTCTCGCTAACGGTGGCTTTTCGCTTGCTCAATACGCCTTATTTCCTGTTGTTTGCTGTTTTTATTGGGCTGATGGAGTTATTGCCTTTTATTGGGGCCACATTAGGCATAGGAATTGTGGTGATTATTCTGGCTTTTATTAATTGGTGGTTGGCGGTAAAAGTTTTAATTGTATCGGTGATTATTCAGCAAATTAAAGATAATCTGATTAGCCCTAGAATTATGGGGAATTTAACGGGTTTATCGCCGGTGATTATTTTTATGGCTTTGTTACTAGGGGCTAAAATTGGCGGATTTTTAGGCGTGATTTTGGCTATTCCGCTTACTGGGGTGGTGAAAGGGTTAGCTGAAATTGTGGGCGATCCGGATTCTCCGCCTCAAACGGGTTCTTTTTTTAATAATCCTTTTAGAAAAAATCATCCTCAGTTAATCACCACTGAGATTAAACAACAGGATTAA
- a CDS encoding acetoacetate--CoA ligase, whose product MNNSTDQPIWQPQLERIKNSNMTAFIHKFSQRYNRHFNNYAQLHQWSVEHLEDFWLAIWDDAEIIASQTGEQVLIPNNSIEKAAWFPDARLNFAENLLRHKNNNLAIVSRNELGQRRTLTYQQLYQQAAQLAAAMRTLGIKTGDRIAGFLPNILETVVAMLAATSIGAIWSSCSPDFGINGVLDRFGQIEPKILFTTDGYFYKGKPIDSLEKIRNIQPQIPCLEKIIVIPFIQEYPNIAQLDKAVLYPDFLVSENTPELLFEQLPFDHPVYIMYSSGTTGKPKCIVHGAGGTLLQHYKELKLHTDLKPEDKIFYYTTCGWMMWNWVVSSLMIGATVILYDGSPFYPGADSLFNLIDEEEVSIFGTSAKYIATVEKEGVKPKQTHQLTALKAILSTGSPLTHENFEYVYRDIKTDLCLSSISGGTDIVSCFALGNPNLPVYRGELQCIGLGLAVDIFDEGGNPLRGEKSELVCKRPFPCRPVSFWNDPSGEKFHNAYFSRFDPVWNHGDYAEIREHETHWGLIIYGRSDAVLNPGGVRIGTAEIYRQVEALEEVKESIVVGQNWEDDVRVVLFVVLREGVTLDEFLKNKIKTTIRNNTSPRHVPAKIIQVADIPRTISGKIVEIAVRNIIHGEPVQNREALANPLALEYFQDLEELKN is encoded by the coding sequence ATGAATAACTCTACAGATCAACCCATTTGGCAACCCCAACTCGAACGGATAAAAAATAGTAACATGACCGCTTTTATCCACAAATTTAGTCAACGTTATAACCGTCACTTTAACAATTATGCCCAACTTCATCAATGGTCAGTAGAACATCTAGAAGACTTTTGGCTGGCCATTTGGGATGATGCTGAGATTATCGCTTCCCAAACCGGTGAACAAGTATTAATCCCCAATAATTCTATAGAAAAAGCCGCCTGGTTTCCTGACGCTAGACTGAATTTTGCCGAAAATCTCTTGCGGCATAAAAATAATAACCTGGCCATTGTTTCCCGCAATGAATTAGGACAACGCCGCACTTTAACCTATCAACAACTCTATCAACAAGCCGCACAACTAGCGGCAGCAATGCGAACTTTAGGCATCAAAACAGGTGACCGAATAGCGGGTTTTTTGCCCAATATTCTCGAAACTGTTGTTGCTATGTTAGCCGCTACAAGTATCGGGGCCATTTGGTCGAGTTGTTCCCCAGATTTTGGCATTAATGGAGTCTTAGATCGTTTTGGACAAATTGAACCGAAAATTTTATTTACCACTGATGGTTATTTTTATAAAGGTAAACCCATTGATTCTCTCGAAAAAATCCGTAATATTCAGCCGCAGATTCCCTGTTTAGAAAAAATTATTGTCATTCCCTTTATTCAAGAATATCCCAATATTGCTCAACTGGATAAAGCCGTTTTATACCCAGACTTTTTAGTCAGCGAAAATACCCCAGAACTATTATTTGAACAACTACCTTTTGATCATCCCGTTTATATTATGTATTCTTCCGGCACAACCGGAAAACCCAAATGTATTGTACATGGGGCAGGAGGAACCCTATTACAACATTATAAAGAATTAAAATTACATACTGACTTAAAACCCGAAGATAAAATTTTTTATTACACAACCTGCGGCTGGATGATGTGGAATTGGGTTGTCAGTAGTTTAATGATAGGGGCGACGGTTATTTTATATGATGGTTCCCCGTTTTATCCGGGTGCAGATAGTCTGTTTAATTTAATCGATGAAGAAGAAGTTAGTATATTTGGTACCAGTGCTAAATATATCGCCACCGTAGAAAAAGAAGGAGTAAAACCCAAACAAACCCATCAATTAACCGCCTTAAAAGCCATTCTTTCCACTGGTTCTCCTCTCACTCATGAAAACTTTGAATATGTCTATCGAGATATTAAAACAGACCTCTGTTTATCTTCTATTTCTGGCGGCACAGATATTGTTTCTTGCTTTGCATTAGGCAATCCCAATTTACCCGTATATCGAGGGGAATTACAATGTATTGGGTTAGGGTTAGCGGTGGATATTTTTGATGAAGGAGGAAACCCTTTAAGAGGAGAAAAAAGCGAATTAGTTTGTAAGCGGCCTTTTCCTTGTCGTCCGGTGAGTTTTTGGAATGATCCAAGCGGCGAAAAGTTTCATAATGCTTATTTTTCCCGATTTGATCCCGTTTGGAATCACGGAGATTATGCCGAAATTCGAGAACATGAGACTCATTGGGGTTTAATTATTTATGGTCGTTCGGATGCCGTTTTAAATCCGGGTGGTGTTCGCATTGGAACCGCAGAAATTTATCGCCAAGTGGAAGCGCTTGAAGAAGTCAAAGAAAGTATTGTTGTGGGGCAAAATTGGGAAGATGATGTGCGTGTTGTTCTCTTTGTAGTTTTGAGAGAGGGTGTTACCTTGGATGAATTTTTAAAGAATAAGATAAAAACCACGATTCGTAATAATACTAGCCCTCGTCATGTGCCGGCAAAAATTATTCAAGTTGCCGATATTCCCAGGACAATTAGTGGTAAAATAGTAGAGATAGCGGTACGAAATATTATTCATGGTGAACCCGTTCAAAATCGGGAAGCTTTAGCGAATCCCCTCGCTTTAGAATATTTTCAAGACCTAGAGGAACTCAAAAATTAA
- a CDS encoding pentapeptide repeat-containing protein, translating into MIENQAVIDLKNKYDAGERNFSKIELRRVDLRGFNLSQANFKGADFSYANLREVDFSGADLSEAFFNEADLTGANLQEANLQGSYLMKAYLMKTNLQSANLSKAYLTGAYLSKSNLTNANLTGAYLNGSKLNGADLTGLIYDATTRFDVNFNPNKIESKKNIARSTSLLDLKVTVEDLLNMFNHLSQISNRYLGNTMTVRYWENARPQSEWLNHFQVKPSAQIQFVGTHKGYLDVSQLRLAQEWVNRFIKVCSQIIQDYPKMIDRKQFVFNLSLLSSDPTQTESDDSDESILTFSSSNEDTIGLF; encoded by the coding sequence ATGATTGAAAATCAGGCAGTTATAGACCTTAAAAATAAATACGATGCAGGAGAAAGAAATTTCTCTAAAATTGAGTTAAGACGAGTAGATTTACGAGGATTTAATCTCAGTCAAGCAAATTTTAAAGGGGCAGATTTCAGTTATGCTAATCTTAGAGAAGTCGATTTTAGCGGCGCAGACCTCAGTGAAGCTTTTTTTAATGAAGCTGATTTAACGGGAGCAAATCTTCAAGAAGCCAATCTGCAAGGAAGCTATTTAATGAAAGCTTACCTCATGAAAACGAATCTACAATCTGCTAACCTAAGTAAAGCCTATTTAACTGGGGCCTATCTGAGTAAAAGTAATTTAACTAATGCTAATTTAACTGGGGCTTATTTAAATGGCTCTAAACTGAATGGCGCAGATTTAACGGGACTAATTTATGATGCGACAACCCGCTTTGATGTTAACTTTAATCCCAACAAAATAGAGAGCAAAAAAAATATTGCTCGTTCCACTTCTTTACTAGATTTAAAAGTAACTGTTGAAGATTTACTAAATATGTTCAATCATCTGAGTCAAATCAGTAATCGCTATTTAGGCAATACGATGACGGTTAGATATTGGGAAAATGCCCGCCCACAAAGCGAATGGTTAAATCACTTTCAGGTGAAACCATCAGCACAAATTCAATTTGTAGGCACTCACAAAGGCTATTTAGATGTTTCTCAGTTAAGGTTGGCACAGGAATGGGTAAACCGTTTTATTAAAGTCTGCTCTCAAATTATTCAAGACTATCCCAAAATGATTGATCGCAAACAATTTGTTTTCAATCTTAGCTTGTTATCCTCTGATCCAACCCAAACAGAAAGTGATGACTCTGATGAATCTATTTTGACCTTTTCATCCTCAAATGAAGACACTATTGGATTATTTTAA
- a CDS encoding 3'(2'),5'-bisphosphate nucleotidase CysQ family protein, whose translation MITITNLEQTEKLAEIAEVLRSIGWGASDILRAYYRGEAGYGNLNVQEDKKDGPVTAADLATNHYILAKLQEVFAPEEYGYLSEETHTGTDPLPQDWVWVIDPLDGTRDFIDKTGEYAIHIALTYQGRPVVALVAIPEANKIYYATKGGGTFVEDRSGEIKPSKVSQRNQIEELYLVASRTHRDERFQKLLERMPFKARNYVGSVGCKISTILEQQSDVYISLSGKSAPKDWDFAAPELILTEAGGKFTHFSGEPLIYNKGDVRQWGGLMASHGVCHQELCQLATSILADIDGLSLPKK comes from the coding sequence ATGATCACAATAACAAACCTTGAGCAAACAGAAAAATTAGCAGAAATCGCCGAGGTTCTTCGTTCAATTGGATGGGGAGCATCAGATATTCTTCGCGCCTATTATCGGGGTGAGGCGGGGTATGGAAATTTGAATGTACAGGAAGATAAAAAAGATGGGCCGGTAACGGCGGCTGATCTGGCCACAAATCATTATATTTTAGCAAAACTTCAAGAGGTTTTTGCCCCCGAAGAATACGGCTACCTCAGTGAAGAAACTCATACAGGGACTGATCCCCTGCCTCAAGATTGGGTTTGGGTGATAGATCCGCTTGATGGGACTCGGGATTTTATTGATAAGACTGGAGAATATGCCATTCATATTGCTTTAACTTATCAAGGTCGGCCTGTGGTGGCTTTGGTCGCTATACCTGAAGCCAATAAAATTTATTATGCCACTAAAGGCGGTGGGACTTTTGTCGAAGATCGCTCTGGGGAAATTAAACCCTCAAAAGTTTCACAACGGAATCAAATAGAGGAGTTATACTTAGTGGCTAGTCGTACCCACCGAGATGAACGCTTTCAAAAATTGTTAGAAAGAATGCCTTTTAAAGCACGCAACTATGTGGGGAGTGTGGGCTGTAAAATTTCCACCATCTTAGAGCAACAATCTGATGTTTATATTTCTCTGTCGGGTAAATCTGCACCTAAAGATTGGGATTTTGCGGCTCCCGAGTTAATTTTAACCGAAGCCGGCGGAAAATTTACTCATTTTAGTGGAGAGCCTTTGATTTATAACAAGGGCGATGTCAGACAATGGGGTGGGTTAATGGCTAGTCATGGTGTTTGTCATCAAGAGTTATGTCAGTTAGCGACCTCAATTTTGGCAGATATTGATGGGCTATCTTTGCCGAAAAAATAA
- a CDS encoding YggT family protein, with protein MSMDVVITWGLSLLLMLMTILFIFRIVLTWYPQVDLNRFPFSLVSWPTEPFLVPVRKIVPPLGGVDISPIIWVAIVTLLREVLLGQQGILTMALR; from the coding sequence ATGAGTATGGATGTTGTAATAACTTGGGGTTTAAGTCTATTGTTGATGTTGATGACTATTTTATTTATCTTTCGCATCGTTTTGACTTGGTATCCTCAAGTAGACTTAAATCGTTTTCCCTTCAGTTTGGTTAGTTGGCCAACCGAACCGTTTTTAGTGCCTGTACGTAAAATTGTACCGCCTTTAGGCGGTGTGGACATCTCCCCGATTATCTGGGTAGCAATTGTCACTTTGCTACGGGAGGTACTTCTCGGACAACAAGGAATTTTAACAATGGCACTTCGTTAA
- a CDS encoding DUF2283 domain-containing protein, giving the protein MKFNYYPETDSLYISLSDKTSTDSQEIAPDLVLDFDSEGKLVGIDIDQSSKIVDLTCLETESLPLNSVILTQPK; this is encoded by the coding sequence ATGAAATTTAATTATTATCCTGAAACCGATTCTCTTTACATTAGCTTATCCGACAAAACAAGTACCGACTCACAAGAAATAGCCCCTGATCTTGTCTTAGATTTTGATAGCGAAGGAAAATTAGTCGGAATTGATATCGATCAATCAAGTAAAATTGTTGACTTAACTTGTTTAGAAACTGAATCATTACCCCTTAATTCTGTTATCTTAACTCAACCCAAATAG
- a CDS encoding TIGR04168 family protein yields the protein MSNSLKTMIKIAVIGDIHDQWEKEDNQALQHLDVDLALFVGDFGNESLAVVGLIAALELPKAAILGNHDAWYTASAWGRAKSPYDHELENRVQEQLDLLGEAHVGYGKLDLPQFNLSVVGSRPFSWGGQDWKNKEFLNELYGITNFQQSTAKIVAQAQDAAYDTLIFVGHNGPLGLGEEPHSICGQDWPPLGGDHGDPDFSEALTLSRQLGKTISLVTFGHMHHRLRHTQAYLRTMVETDPYGTVYLNAASVPRIKEENGEKLRNFSFVSLEEGKVTQIELVWVGEDFRIVSRQPLYQDAAKIPQAV from the coding sequence ATGAGCAACTCCTTAAAAACCATGATAAAAATCGCTGTGATAGGTGACATCCACGATCAATGGGAAAAAGAAGATAACCAGGCTCTCCAGCATCTAGATGTGGATTTAGCTCTATTTGTGGGGGATTTTGGCAATGAATCCCTAGCCGTAGTCGGCCTTATTGCTGCCCTGGAATTACCCAAAGCCGCTATCCTGGGAAATCATGACGCTTGGTATACTGCCTCTGCTTGGGGTCGCGCCAAGTCTCCCTATGATCACGAACTGGAAAACCGCGTACAAGAACAACTCGATCTATTAGGGGAAGCTCATGTCGGGTATGGAAAATTAGACTTACCTCAATTTAATTTATCAGTGGTGGGGAGTCGCCCCTTTAGTTGGGGTGGTCAAGATTGGAAAAATAAGGAATTTTTAAACGAACTATACGGTATAACCAATTTCCAACAGTCTACGGCAAAAATCGTTGCCCAAGCCCAAGATGCCGCTTATGATACCCTTATTTTTGTAGGCCATAATGGGCCCTTGGGGTTAGGAGAAGAACCCCACTCTATCTGTGGACAAGACTGGCCGCCTTTGGGGGGAGATCATGGCGATCCTGATTTTTCCGAGGCGTTAACTCTGAGCCGCCAGTTAGGCAAAACCATTTCTCTTGTTACTTTTGGCCATATGCACCATCGCCTCCGTCATACCCAGGCCTACTTACGGACGATGGTAGAAACAGACCCCTATGGAACAGTTTACTTGAATGCGGCTAGTGTGCCCCGAATTAAAGAAGAAAATGGCGAAAAGTTACGAAATTTTTCTTTTGTCTCTTTAGAAGAGGGAAAAGTAACCCAAATTGAGCTAGTTTGGGTGGGAGAGGATTTTAGGATAGTATCTCGACAACCTTTATATCAAGATGCGGCGAAAATTCCCCAAGCGGTTTAA
- a CDS encoding ATP-dependent Clp protease proteolytic subunit encodes MPIGVPSVPYRLPGSQYERWIDIYTRLSQERIIFLGQEVTDGLANRIVAFLLYLDSEDPNKPIYLYINSPGGSVTAGMAIYDTMQYIKSEVITICVGLAASMGSFLLAAGTPGKRLALPHSRIMIHQPMGGTGRRQATDIEIEAKEILRIRTQLNQMLADRTGKSIEQIEKDTDRDYFMSPYEAKEYGLIDKVIEERVA; translated from the coding sequence ATGCCTATAGGTGTTCCTAGTGTTCCTTATCGTCTTCCGGGTAGTCAATACGAACGATGGATTGATATCTATACCCGTCTGAGTCAAGAAAGAATTATTTTCCTCGGCCAAGAAGTCACCGACGGACTGGCTAACCGTATCGTCGCTTTTTTACTCTATCTCGATTCCGAAGACCCCAATAAACCGATTTACCTGTATATCAATTCTCCTGGGGGTTCGGTGACGGCGGGGATGGCGATTTACGATACCATGCAGTACATCAAGTCCGAAGTGATTACCATTTGTGTTGGTTTAGCCGCTTCGATGGGGTCTTTCCTCTTAGCCGCCGGAACGCCAGGAAAACGGTTAGCACTTCCTCATTCGCGGATTATGATTCACCAACCGATGGGAGGAACTGGCCGCCGACAAGCTACCGATATTGAAATTGAGGCTAAAGAAATTCTGCGTATCCGTACTCAGCTTAATCAAATGCTGGCTGATCGGACCGGCAAATCCATCGAACAGATTGAAAAAGATACCGACCGAGACTATTTTATGTCTCCCTATGAAGCCAAAGAATACGGCTTAATTGATAAAGTCATCGAAGAACGGGTGGCTTAA
- a CDS encoding ATP-dependent Clp protease proteolytic subunit, with protein MVQTAYYGDASFRTPPPDLESLLLKERIVYLGMPLFSSDDIKQQVGIDVTQLIIAQLLFLQFDDPDKPIYFYINSTGTSWYTGDAIGFETEAFAICDTINYIKPPVHTICIGQAMGTAAMILSAGTKGCRASLPHATIVLNQNRTGAQGQATDIQIRAKEVLANKRTMLEIFSKNTGQAIEKLAKDLDRTFYLTPAQAKEYGLIDRVLESRKELPKPLTGVI; from the coding sequence ATGGTACAAACTGCATACTATGGGGACGCAAGCTTTAGAACTCCGCCACCGGATTTAGAATCGCTTTTACTCAAAGAGCGAATCGTCTATCTGGGAATGCCGCTATTTTCTTCTGATGACATTAAACAGCAGGTAGGCATAGACGTTACCCAACTCATTATCGCTCAACTTTTGTTTCTCCAATTTGACGACCCAGATAAGCCGATTTATTTTTATATCAACTCTACCGGGACTTCTTGGTATACCGGAGATGCCATCGGCTTTGAAACCGAAGCCTTTGCGATTTGCGATACCATCAACTACATTAAGCCCCCGGTTCATACTATCTGTATTGGTCAAGCGATGGGAACCGCAGCCATGATCCTCTCTGCTGGAACAAAAGGCTGCCGCGCGAGTCTCCCCCATGCAACAATTGTCCTTAACCAAAACCGCACAGGGGCGCAAGGTCAAGCTACAGATATTCAAATCCGCGCTAAAGAAGTTCTAGCCAATAAACGAACCATGCTAGAAATTTTCTCCAAAAATACGGGGCAAGCCATTGAAAAATTGGCTAAGGATTTGGATCGGACTTTTTATCTGACTCCTGCACAAGCTAAAGAATATGGCTTAATTGACAGAGTTTTAGAAAGTCGCAAAGAATTACCCAAGCCGCTAACCGGTGTGATTTAA
- the accC gene encoding acetyl-CoA carboxylase biotin carboxylase subunit produces MEFSKILIANRGEIALRILHSCEELGIATVAVHSTIDRQALHVQLADESVCIGPPPSGKSYLNIPNIISAALTRNATAIHPGYGFLAENARFAEICADHKITFIGPSPEAILAMGDKSTAKKTMQRAGVPTIPGSGGLIDSEKQAKEIAAQIGYPVLIKATAGGGGRGMRLVRSESELPALLQAAQGEAGAAFGNSGVYLEKFIECPRHIEFQIFADQFGNVVHLGERDCSIQRRHQKLLEEAPSPFLTPKLREKMGQAAVKAAQSIKYVGAGTVEFLVDKHGNFYFMEMNTRIQVEHPVTEMITGLDLVTEQIRIAQGEKLSVTQKDIQLRGHAIECRINAEDPDYNFRPHPGKISAYLPPGGPGVRMDSHVYTDYEIPPYYDSLIGKLIVWGPDRPTAIRRMKRALKECAITGVPTTIGFHQRILETPAFIEGDVYTNFIEQHLMK; encoded by the coding sequence ATGGAATTTTCCAAAATCTTAATTGCAAATAGAGGAGAGATAGCCCTACGAATCTTACATAGCTGTGAAGAACTAGGCATTGCTACAGTAGCAGTTCACTCCACCATTGATCGCCAGGCCCTTCATGTACAGTTGGCTGATGAGAGTGTATGTATTGGCCCCCCGCCAAGCGGCAAAAGTTATCTGAATATCCCTAATATTATCTCTGCTGCCCTGACTCGCAACGCCACCGCCATTCATCCTGGTTATGGGTTCCTGGCCGAAAACGCCCGTTTTGCTGAAATATGCGCCGATCATAAAATAACTTTTATTGGCCCCTCTCCTGAAGCCATTTTGGCTATGGGGGATAAGTCTACCGCCAAAAAAACTATGCAACGTGCAGGAGTTCCTACCATCCCCGGTAGTGGCGGCTTAATTGACTCAGAAAAACAAGCTAAAGAGATCGCCGCCCAAATTGGTTATCCGGTCTTAATTAAAGCGACAGCCGGCGGGGGGGGTAGAGGAATGCGGCTGGTTAGAAGTGAAAGTGAACTGCCCGCCCTCCTACAAGCCGCCCAAGGAGAAGCCGGGGCCGCCTTTGGTAATTCAGGAGTCTATCTAGAAAAATTTATTGAGTGTCCTCGTCACATCGAATTTCAAATTTTTGCCGATCAATTCGGTAATGTGGTTCACTTAGGAGAAAGAGATTGCTCGATTCAACGGCGACATCAAAAATTATTAGAAGAAGCCCCTAGCCCCTTTCTAACCCCTAAATTACGGGAAAAAATGGGACAGGCCGCCGTTAAAGCCGCTCAATCGATTAAATATGTCGGGGCCGGCACCGTTGAATTTTTAGTCGATAAACACGGTAACTTTTATTTCATGGAGATGAATACCCGGATTCAGGTAGAACATCCCGTCACCGAAATGATTACCGGCTTAGATTTAGTCACCGAACAAATTCGCATCGCCCAAGGGGAAAAACTTTCTGTCACCCAAAAAGATATACAACTGAGGGGTCACGCGATCGAATGCCGCATTAATGCTGAAGATCCCGATTATAACTTCCGTCCTCATCCGGGCAAAATTAGCGCTTATCTTCCACCTGGGGGCCCTGGAGTCCGAATGGATTCTCACGTTTATACTGACTATGAAATTCCCCCTTACTATGATTCTCTAATTGGAAAATTAATTGTTTGGGGGCCAGATCGACCTACAGCCATTCGGCGCATGAAACGGGCCTTAAAAGAATGTGCTATTACAGGAGTTCCTACGACTATTGGATTCCATCAACGAATCTTAGAAACCCCTGCCTTTATTGAAGGCGATGTTTATACCAATTTCATCGAACAACATTTAATGAAATGA